In Plodia interpunctella isolate USDA-ARS_2022_Savannah chromosome 30, ilPloInte3.2, whole genome shotgun sequence, the following proteins share a genomic window:
- the Alg10 gene encoding putative Dol-P-Glc:Glc(2)Man(9)GlcNAc(2)-PP-Dol alpha-1,2-glucosyltransferase has product MMLQPKYYLILFLAVAVYFSISKLLFDKVYATLQVVVDELFHIPQGLAYCAHNFTYWNPKITTLPGLYLASAAILSQHFSCNTYNLRFVNLAASCINLILFSSILKYVYGSTNSAKTVLQAINLTILPPLYFFSHVYYSDTLSLTFLLAFSRLCLINRCKILILVFALMSVLMRQTNIVWIAMVFGHKILDIFIKSSRVFGNHFLTKLRLNHQSSIAKDIDKSMLKYHYSISDLFIAVMYHITTCSVTFFKYLTLNDALVLFTHLITLISFVVFVFKNGSIVLGDKSAHEASLHIPQMLYFLIFYGIFGLPYVLAKFVSTLKLILSNKYKAFLFSLLFAVIVYYNTVVHPYMLADNRHFTFYVWGRWFGRYGYAKYATIPAYIFLMFSLYDNLRQQNCISFLFPYSVSLFLSLCLQRMVEVRYFLIPYIILRLRLVRPTGAIVIFEFVWYLCLNAAMFYVFFNKEVMWNDFDYPQRIIW; this is encoded by the coding sequence ATGATGTTGCAGCCGAAATACTATCTGATTCTATTCTTAGCAGTTGCAGTATACTTCAGCATCTCAAAACTTTTGTTTGACAAAGTTTATGCCACACTTCAGGTTGTGGTAGATGAGCTGTTCCATATACCCCAGGGATTGGCTTACTGCGCACACAACTTTACTTATTGGAACCCAAAAATTACTACTCTACCAGGACTTTATCTGGCCTCGGCTGCAATCCTCAGTCAGCATTTCTCATGTAATACTTACAATTTGCGATTTGTGAATCTTGCAGCATCTTGTATTAACTTGATACTGTTTTCGTCaattttaaagtatgtttatGGCAGCACCAACTCTGCTAAAACCGTGTTGCAGGCAATCAATCTGACAATACTGCcacctttatattttttttcacatgtCTATTATTCTGATACTTTGTCATTGACCTTTCTGCTAGCATTTTCAagattatgtttaattaacaGATGTAAAATTCTGATACTTGTTTTTGCTTTGATGAGCGTGCTGATGAGACAAACTAATATTGTCTGGATAGCCATGGTTTTCGGCCacaaaatattagatattttcattaaaagcTCGCGTGTTTTTGGCAACCATTTTCTGACCAAATTGAGATTGAATCATCAGTCGTCAATTGCCAAAGATATTGACAAGTCTATGTTAAAGTATCACTACAGCATTTCTGATCTATTCATAGCTGTGATGTATCATATAACAACTTGTTCCGttaccttttttaaatatttaaccttAAATGATGCATTAGTACTGTTCACTCATCTTATAACATTGATATCATTTGTTGTATTTGTGTTCAAGAATGGATCTATAGTTCTGGGAGACAAGAGTGCGCACGAGGCGAGCCTGCACATCCCACAAATGctgtactttttaatattttacggTATATTTGGCTTGCCTTACGTGTTGGCCAAATTTGTTTCCACTTTGAAGCTGATTCTGTCTAACAAGTACAAAGCTTTTCTTTTCTCTTTGTTATTTGCTGtgatagtttattataatactgttGTTCATCCGTATATGCTAGCAGATAATAGGCACTTCACATTCTACGTATGGGGCCGTTGGTTTGGGAGGTATGGTTATGCAAAATATGCTACAATTCCAGCTTATATTTTCCTAATGTTTAGTTTGTATGATAATTTAAGACAGCAAAATtgtatatcatttttatttccttataGTGTTAGCTTGTTTCTAAGTTTGTGCTTGCAAAGAATGGTAGAAGTAAGGTATTTTTTGATTCCATACATCATATTGAGACTGAGGCTCGTGAGACCGACGGGGgcaattgttatttttgaatttgtatggtatttatgtttgaatgCGGCAATGTTCTATGTCTTTTTCAATAAGGAAGTCATGTGGAATGATTTCGATTATCCACAGAGAATAATTTGGTAA